TATAGTAGACAATATTGTGATTTTGAGTGAATCAACCATTAACATCGCCGCAACTAAATATTAAAGACCTCTTTCCCTTTGACCTCGATAAATTTCAAGAACAGGCGATCGCCGCTTTGGCCAAGGGAAAATCTGTCGTGGTTTGCGCCCCCACGGGATCGGGAAAAACAGTCCTTGGGGAATATGCCATCTATCGCGCCTTAAATTTAGGAAAGCGGGTTTTTTACACCACACCCCTCAAAGCCCTCTCTAATCAGAAATTTAGGGACTTTCAAGAACAATTTGCCACCACAGAAAACGGCATCGATAATGAGATTGTGGGCTTAATTACCGGAGATATGGTCATCAATGCCAATGCCTCCATCGTGATCATGACCACAGAAATTTTCCGTAATATGCTCTATGAAACCCCCATTGGTCAAGTGGGAACCTCCTTAGAAAACGTGGCCACGGTAATTTTAGATGAATGTCATTACATTAGCGATCGCGGACGGGGTACAGTTTGGGAAGAATCGATCATTTATTGTCCCCCCACCATCCAATTAGTGGCCCTTTCGGCCACCATTGGCAACCCCGAAGAATTGACTGACTGGATCAACCAAGTGCGAAAAACCGCCCCAAACATTGATCCTGCCACCACATCCGTCAGTTTATGTGAACTAATTAACTCAGATTTTCGGCCCGTTCCCCTGCGCTTCTATTTTAGTAATAAAACCGGACTCCATCCCTTACTCAATGGGCAACAAACCGCCCTCAACCCCCGCCTCAAACCCAAAGGGCCTCGCAATAAACGCAACCGAGTTAAACGAGAAGACTGCCCCAATACCTTCAAAGTAGTTCAACAATTATATGAACGGGACATCTTACCCGCCATTTATGTCATTTTCAGTCGTCGGGGTTGTGATACGGCTGTCGAAAAACTGAGTGGCATTGTTTTAGTTTCCCCAGAAGAAGCCCATGCCATTCAATACAACCTGTTAACTTTCTTCTTAGGCAACAATACAGAATTACAAGAAATTCTGTTGAAAGCCGTTAAAACTGAAAATCCTCCCTTATATCAACCCCTTTTGGATTTTTTTACTAACCCTGCCCCTGATGCTGGCATTTTCCCCTATTTAGCCGCAGATGAAGAGAGTAAAACCCATTTATTCCATCTTTTGGCCAGTAGTTGTAAGTTAGTGAGAGGGGAACAACTCGAACCCTTAACCAGAGGCATTGCCGCCCACCATGCGGGCATTTTACCCGTGTGGAAAGAATTAGTGGAACAATTATTTGAAGCAGGGTTAGTCAAGGTCGTTTTTGCCACCGCCACCCTTTCCGCCGGAATTAATATGCCCGCGAGAACTACCGTGATCTCTGCCCTGTCTAAACGGACAGACAAGGGCCACAGTATGTTAACTCCGTCAGAATTCTTACAAATTGCGGGACGGGCCGGACGACGAGGCATGGATGAGGTGGGCTATGTCGTCACTATCCAAACCCCCTTTGAAGGGGCGACAGAAGCCGCTTATTTGGCCACGGCCCAGTCAGAACCCCTGAAAAGCTGTTTTACTCCTTCCTATGGCATGGTCTTAAACCTCCTGCAAAAACATACCCTAACGGAAGCTAAAGACCTCTTAGAAAAGAGTTTTGCCGAATATTTAGCCCAACTAAAACTCGAACCCGAACAACAGGCGATCGCCTATTTAACCCAAGAATTAGCCAAACTTGACATTGAATTAGGGGGAATCACCGAAAGCGAACTGTTAGGGTATGAAAAGTTAAAAGGCCGTTTGAGAGAAGCGGAAAGACTGTTAACAACCTTGGCAGAACAAGCTGAGGAACGACGTAAACAAGAAATTTTTGGGCAATTACCTCAATTAAACCTCGGAGATTTAGTTTATTTAAAAGGTAAACGCTTAAAAATTGCTAACCCCCAATTAGCTGCCGTTGTGGCATTGGTGTCTGGTTCGGGCCAAATTCATGATTTACTCTGTTTAGGTGGGGATAATTATTGGTATTTGGTAAAACGGGGAGACATTGTCGATGTCAATGGGGACTCTTTACCCCTCTCTTGTCTGAATAATTTAACCCTGCCGAATGTTAAAAATTTGTCCTTGGGGAAAGGGCCCAAAGGAGACAAAGGTTGTGAAGAAATTTGTCAGCAGATGAGAGATCGCGCCTTTGAGAGAATGACACCCTCAGAAGTGATCGATCAACAAAACCGTTTAGATCAGGCACAACAATTATTAGATCAACATCCCCTGGGACAACAAAAAAATGCCACCCGTTTATTAAAATTACATCACCAACGGTTGAGTTTACGGGAACAACTTCATCTGAGTCAAATTAAGTTTCAAAAATTACAATCTCATCAATCTTATTATTGGGAAGAATTTCTGAATCTAATTGAAATCTTACGGGAGTTTGGGGCTTTAGATGGTTATACTCCCACTCCCTTAGGAGAAGCGGCCGCTACCATGCGAGGGGAAAATGAATTATGGTTAGGATTGGTGTTTATGTCAGGTATTTTAAATCACCTGGAACCCCACCAATTAGCGGCTGCTGTCAGTGCCATTATTACGGAAACTTTGCGCCCTGATACCTGGACAAATTATTTACCTTCTCCAGAGGTTTTAAGCTTGTTTCGGGAGTCCCCTGAGCATGGGATTAGTATTGGAGAAATGCGTCGTTTATTGAATCAAACTCAGCGACGTTATCATATTACTATTCCTGTGTGGTTAGAGTTAGAATTAATGGGGTTAATAGAACAGTGGGCTTTAGGCACTGACTGGCAAGTCTTATGTGAAAATACCAGTTTAGATGAAGGGGACTTAGTGCGTTTATTACGACGAACTATTGATTTATTATGGCAAATTCCCCAAATGCCAGGGGT
This genomic window from Crocosphaera sp. UHCC 0190 contains:
- a CDS encoding DEAD/DEAH box helicase; this translates as MNQPLTSPQLNIKDLFPFDLDKFQEQAIAALAKGKSVVVCAPTGSGKTVLGEYAIYRALNLGKRVFYTTPLKALSNQKFRDFQEQFATTENGIDNEIVGLITGDMVINANASIVIMTTEIFRNMLYETPIGQVGTSLENVATVILDECHYISDRGRGTVWEESIIYCPPTIQLVALSATIGNPEELTDWINQVRKTAPNIDPATTSVSLCELINSDFRPVPLRFYFSNKTGLHPLLNGQQTALNPRLKPKGPRNKRNRVKREDCPNTFKVVQQLYERDILPAIYVIFSRRGCDTAVEKLSGIVLVSPEEAHAIQYNLLTFFLGNNTELQEILLKAVKTENPPLYQPLLDFFTNPAPDAGIFPYLAADEESKTHLFHLLASSCKLVRGEQLEPLTRGIAAHHAGILPVWKELVEQLFEAGLVKVVFATATLSAGINMPARTTVISALSKRTDKGHSMLTPSEFLQIAGRAGRRGMDEVGYVVTIQTPFEGATEAAYLATAQSEPLKSCFTPSYGMVLNLLQKHTLTEAKDLLEKSFAEYLAQLKLEPEQQAIAYLTQELAKLDIELGGITESELLGYEKLKGRLREAERLLTTLAEQAEERRKQEIFGQLPQLNLGDLVYLKGKRLKIANPQLAAVVALVSGSGQIHDLLCLGGDNYWYLVKRGDIVDVNGDSLPLSCLNNLTLPNVKNLSLGKGPKGDKGCEEICQQMRDRAFERMTPSEVIDQQNRLDQAQQLLDQHPLGQQKNATRLLKLHHQRLSLREQLHLSQIKFQKLQSHQSYYWEEFLNLIEILREFGALDGYTPTPLGEAAATMRGENELWLGLVFMSGILNHLEPHQLAAAVSAIITETLRPDTWTNYLPSPEVLSLFRESPEHGISIGEMRRLLNQTQRRYHITIPVWLELELMGLIEQWALGTDWQVLCENTSLDEGDLVRLLRRTIDLLWQIPQMPGVAGSLRTTAKEAIMQLKRFPI